The proteins below come from a single Ptychodera flava strain L36383 chromosome 6, AS_Pfla_20210202, whole genome shotgun sequence genomic window:
- the LOC139134588 gene encoding uncharacterized protein: MFGLEEVFTVRVQEADDNTTYYFAVRAWDEAGNKGDPSNLVSASIVLIFPEENEDDGDDDDDDDDDDDDDDDDDDDDDDDDDDDDDDDYDDYDDDDDDDVAETTAAPPDNSEMLSVIIGCSVAAAVVVLAVVAAVVAKVLCKGFKHVQVKPCGSGID; the protein is encoded by the coding sequence ATGTTTGGTTTGGAAGAGGTCTTCACGGTGCGTGTTCAGGAGGCTGACGACAATACAACTTATTACTTTGCGGTGAGAGCGTGGGATGAAGCCGGTAACAAAGGAGACCCATCCAACCTTGTTTCTGCATCGATCGTTCTCATATTCCCTGAAGAGAACGAAGATGACggtgatgacgacgacgacgacgacgacgacgacgacgacgacgatgatgatgatgatgatgatgatgatgatgatgatgatgatgatgatgatgattatgatgattatgatgatgatgatgacgacgacgttGCTGAAACTACCGCTGCTCCGCCGGACAATTCTGAAATGTTGTCGGTAATAATCGGTTGCTCTGTTGCCGCAGCCGTGGTCGTTTTGGCTGTCGTGGCGGCAGTTGTCGCCAAGGTTCTGTGTAAGGGTTTTAAACACGTGCAGGTGAAACCATGCGGATCAGGCATCGATTAG